In Gimesia benthica, a single window of DNA contains:
- a CDS encoding serine/threonine-protein kinase, producing MSSDSQSERSMTSQESLPEFFARPVPEGDGPETIISPLEPIPAPDANRPQSGSQANMARSSIWNRLFPPTTDDPEVEVETTSPSGMELEHFVIRERIGRGGMGAVFRAIDTRLDRVVALKVLSPGQSRDAGSVKRFQNEAKAAARLDHENISRVFYIGEDQGLNFIAFEYVKGTNVREIIQSRGILPAAEAVNYALQIASALKHINKAGVVHRDIKPSNIIITPGGRAKLVDLGLARKDSDNASADLTTAGTTLGTFDYISPEQAKDPRNVDVRSDIYSLGCTLYHMLTGEPPYGEGTVLQKLLDHSGKNVPDPATINKQIPRELSLIVQKMMASDPDERFQTPEELMYHLMQVAGQLDLRGVNPEGLVWTSPTNSRLSFLEKHVGWIATAAVLLIVVILLDRYPSLDPGSVTVTQNPAPQTGDKGTTTDNGSDVISPEASQPLPEPDTPMVGSLTENSAVASTTSTDAGKEKQPAGTSSNNKNNSAADNSSETPLAQMNLDEPGGKELSGIFDMPLLSSPDSIKDLIETEKPVTNKVLLENKPENQLAMSNTPEPRKTMIPLAPAPEVKPETEPDPFPRKDANEFRKIEIPAITIINPDGTAGQDFKTLDAACAAAEDGSIIELGFTGVRKEAPIHINNKRVRIRAAKDRKPVLQFESVEEPAEGYQTHMIHIANGSLELFDVSIVVDVKDLNTDSWAIFSLKNAHDIRLHQVTVTCANNTSQQVAIFEMNEPINQGLDDDSMMGKRPVKESTFIEIINSVLRCDGQAFSVRETAPTRLEITNSALMIGQSLIDLVGCSNKPMEGDHLELVLNHSTFLLGRGLAVMDSGSIPRELIPLHVSSRNNIFFSRSDAPFVLMKGNTNENDFRQKLLTWRGSNNYFDRFETYWTIQSQQGTTGALSLDALDWKDIWGLSSDVNNLQMRIPWLADREKLIKSPCAELQTAQLQFTQPTDGSPTITAVDRTNAGADLITLPELPRNTKVPKID from the coding sequence ATGAGTTCCGACTCTCAATCAGAACGATCCATGACGAGCCAGGAATCGCTGCCCGAGTTCTTCGCGCGACCGGTTCCTGAGGGGGACGGTCCGGAGACCATCATCAGTCCACTGGAACCGATCCCGGCTCCCGATGCGAATCGTCCGCAATCAGGTTCACAGGCCAACATGGCCCGCTCTTCCATCTGGAACCGCCTGTTTCCTCCCACCACGGATGATCCCGAAGTGGAAGTCGAAACAACCAGTCCGTCCGGCATGGAGCTGGAGCATTTTGTCATTCGTGAGCGCATCGGCAGGGGAGGCATGGGGGCTGTATTCCGCGCGATCGATACCCGCCTGGATCGCGTGGTGGCACTCAAGGTGCTCAGCCCCGGTCAGTCCAGGGATGCAGGTTCGGTTAAACGTTTTCAAAACGAAGCCAAAGCAGCGGCCCGGCTGGACCATGAAAATATTTCGCGCGTGTTTTACATCGGTGAAGATCAGGGTCTGAACTTCATCGCCTTCGAATACGTGAAGGGAACCAACGTCCGCGAGATCATTCAATCACGCGGAATCCTGCCGGCTGCGGAAGCGGTCAACTACGCCCTGCAGATCGCTTCAGCGCTGAAGCACATCAACAAGGCCGGCGTGGTCCACCGTGATATTAAACCATCCAACATCATCATTACGCCCGGCGGCCGCGCCAAACTGGTGGACCTCGGTCTGGCCCGTAAGGACAGCGACAACGCTTCCGCGGACCTCACCACCGCAGGCACCACGCTGGGAACCTTCGACTACATCTCGCCAGAGCAGGCCAAGGATCCCCGGAACGTGGATGTGCGGAGCGATATTTATTCGCTGGGCTGCACACTGTACCACATGCTGACCGGTGAACCTCCCTACGGCGAAGGGACCGTGTTGCAGAAGCTGCTCGATCACTCGGGCAAGAACGTTCCCGACCCGGCGACCATCAACAAACAGATTCCACGCGAACTCTCGCTCATCGTACAGAAGATGATGGCCAGTGATCCGGACGAACGGTTCCAGACTCCCGAAGAGTTGATGTATCACCTGATGCAGGTTGCCGGCCAGTTGGATCTCCGCGGCGTGAACCCCGAAGGTCTGGTCTGGACTTCCCCCACGAATTCGCGACTCAGCTTCCTGGAAAAACATGTCGGCTGGATCGCAACCGCGGCTGTGCTGTTGATCGTGGTGATCCTGCTCGACCGCTATCCATCACTCGATCCCGGTTCCGTGACGGTGACACAAAACCCGGCTCCCCAGACAGGCGACAAAGGCACGACGACAGACAACGGATCAGACGTGATCAGTCCCGAAGCCAGTCAACCTCTGCCCGAACCCGACACGCCGATGGTCGGCTCGCTGACTGAGAATTCGGCGGTCGCTTCGACGACATCAACCGACGCCGGCAAAGAGAAACAGCCGGCCGGCACCAGTTCGAACAACAAAAACAACAGTGCGGCTGACAACAGCAGCGAAACTCCACTGGCTCAGATGAATCTGGATGAACCCGGCGGTAAGGAACTGAGCGGCATTTTCGACATGCCCCTGCTCTCTTCTCCCGATTCCATCAAGGATCTGATCGAAACTGAAAAACCCGTGACGAACAAGGTCCTGCTGGAGAACAAGCCCGAGAATCAACTGGCCATGTCCAACACTCCGGAACCCAGGAAGACCATGATTCCGCTGGCGCCCGCCCCCGAGGTGAAACCCGAGACCGAACCGGATCCGTTCCCCCGGAAAGACGCGAATGAATTCCGGAAGATCGAGATTCCAGCTATCACGATCATCAATCCGGATGGAACCGCCGGCCAGGATTTCAAAACACTCGACGCCGCCTGTGCCGCTGCCGAAGATGGCAGCATCATCGAACTGGGATTCACGGGCGTCCGCAAAGAAGCCCCGATTCACATCAACAACAAACGGGTCCGCATCCGGGCTGCGAAAGACCGCAAGCCGGTTCTCCAGTTTGAATCTGTTGAAGAACCTGCAGAAGGTTATCAGACACACATGATTCACATCGCCAACGGTTCTTTAGAACTGTTTGATGTGAGCATTGTGGTCGACGTGAAAGATTTGAATACCGATTCCTGGGCCATCTTCTCGCTCAAAAATGCACACGACATTCGCCTGCATCAGGTGACGGTTACCTGTGCCAACAACACGAGTCAGCAGGTTGCCATCTTCGAAATGAATGAGCCCATCAACCAGGGCCTCGACGATGATTCCATGATGGGCAAACGCCCGGTCAAAGAATCGACGTTCATCGAAATCATCAACTCCGTACTCCGTTGCGACGGGCAGGCCTTCTCGGTTCGCGAGACAGCTCCCACCCGCCTGGAAATTACGAACTCGGCCCTGATGATTGGTCAGTCACTGATCGACCTGGTCGGCTGCAGCAACAAACCGATGGAAGGGGATCACCTGGAGCTGGTGCTGAATCACTCCACGTTTCTGCTGGGTCGCGGTCTGGCAGTGATGGACAGCGGCTCGATTCCCCGCGAACTGATTCCGCTCCATGTTTCTTCCCGCAATAATATCTTCTTCTCACGCAGCGATGCCCCATTCGTGCTGATGAAGGGGAACACCAACGAGAACGATTTCCGTCAGAAGCTGCTGACCTGGCGTGGTTCGAATAATTACTTTGACCGCTTCGAAACCTACTGGACGATTCAGTCTCAGCAGGGAACCACCGGCGCACTGTCACTCGATGCGCTGGACTGGAAAGACATCTGGGGACTCTCTTCCGATGTCAACAATCTGCAGATGCGAATCCCCTGGCTCGCCGATCGTGAGAAACTGATCAAGTCACCCTGTGCCGAGCTGCAGACCGCACAACTTCAGTTCACGCAACCCACTGATGGCAGCCCGACGATCACCGCCGTGGACCGGACCAATGCCGGTGCCGACCTGATTACTCTGCCGGAACTGCCGCGGAATACCAAAGTCCCGAAAATCGATTAA
- a CDS encoding tetratricopeptide repeat protein, producing the protein MPQRSPYATRSAYTPRRTGALCRWLCGIVLVCTLNSLCQAEDPTRTYFEGLRSRHLFGIAEGFCLNELSRQRLSDPERARYSLELIRTLAAHASAATPSEQPELWKRAEETIAQIERDYPRWSDLPVFRAERARITFLQASLLYWQSQAIPQNASLRDSAIDALDRAVSQLTLSEQQIQKLLNKAGAKQDFTVLSVATVRDSLLEYQLLIARADMLLAGLYHPESPKRKMSLSAARTWLEPLSRRATTLKITWDSRLALIECERLEGDADAAERAIQGLIKDQHPPYLDEPVFLESMRILLAQNKPQQAATQIIQHRQKQGRYSSELGFLEIDALLKLHHLAADQQQKELADELWRQIQQRSAQLAEAHPGYWSQRAKLLVSRQEQIQEYGSRLSDSLQRAQLLYAEGKIPEAITAYDKTAKQAAEEGKTDLAFELGFTSASLQLNQKEYAKAAEQFQSLAQRFSGVAKASDASLLSAWCLGQLYSQNRTKSRRLAYTDALENVRKMFSMDKAYYEAGWMLARLEESRLQYSKALVLYSEIPENHPKAADAHLGVARCYEQILLRLAALDKPTRAWRQEAMDVLEKYLARYPQESDDAILLSQSEIALRLTRIYLNDSPPEYDKAHRLLDLLIHTAETKPEELKRNSEQSPESVAQTTRAIQGWNRISSQALRLQIIALAGQGKPSEARSLVASLENAGTSELLSVLNGVSQIDLDLSPSVRRELGMLQLQSAEKLANRRDELTPQQARQLDLCLAEAYLAVDRPIRALEYYQTLLKQSPRDTALIRQVALLLERCGTKECLRQAIPKWRDLEAAEKAGTVPWLDARLHVIRSLYESGDTDAAKKLIGVTRLLYPELGNVDLKKEYRELEAQIKK; encoded by the coding sequence ATGCCGCAGCGATCACCATATGCCACCCGCTCTGCCTATACACCGCGCAGAACCGGTGCGCTCTGCAGATGGCTCTGCGGGATCGTGCTGGTCTGTACGCTCAATAGTCTCTGCCAGGCTGAGGATCCGACGCGCACCTATTTTGAAGGACTCAGATCCCGCCACCTGTTTGGCATCGCAGAAGGCTTCTGTCTGAACGAACTGTCCCGGCAGCGTCTCTCTGATCCGGAGCGGGCCCGTTATTCCCTCGAGCTCATCCGCACGCTGGCCGCCCACGCCAGTGCTGCCACTCCCTCCGAACAACCCGAACTCTGGAAACGGGCCGAGGAGACCATTGCGCAGATCGAACGCGATTATCCCCGCTGGTCGGACCTGCCTGTGTTTCGGGCCGAGCGCGCGCGGATTACCTTCCTGCAGGCATCGCTGCTCTACTGGCAGTCACAGGCGATACCACAGAATGCATCGCTTCGCGACAGCGCCATCGACGCGCTGGATCGGGCCGTCAGTCAGCTGACACTCTCCGAACAGCAGATTCAGAAACTGCTCAACAAAGCGGGCGCCAAACAGGATTTTACAGTACTCTCGGTCGCCACGGTGCGGGACAGCCTGCTTGAGTATCAGCTGCTGATCGCACGGGCCGACATGCTGCTGGCGGGCCTGTATCACCCCGAGAGTCCCAAACGGAAAATGAGTCTCTCAGCGGCCCGGACCTGGCTGGAACCGCTGTCCCGCCGCGCGACGACTCTCAAGATCACCTGGGATAGCAGACTGGCGCTCATCGAATGCGAACGACTGGAAGGCGATGCTGACGCCGCCGAACGTGCGATTCAGGGATTGATCAAGGACCAGCACCCGCCCTATCTGGATGAGCCGGTGTTCCTCGAATCGATGCGGATTCTGCTCGCCCAGAATAAGCCCCAGCAGGCAGCCACCCAGATCATCCAGCACCGACAGAAACAGGGCCGCTACTCCAGTGAGCTCGGCTTCCTGGAAATCGATGCCCTGCTGAAACTGCACCACCTCGCCGCCGATCAGCAACAGAAGGAACTCGCCGACGAGCTCTGGCGACAGATTCAACAAAGGTCGGCACAACTCGCCGAAGCCCACCCGGGTTACTGGTCACAACGGGCGAAGCTGCTGGTCAGTCGCCAGGAGCAGATCCAGGAGTATGGCAGCCGATTGTCAGACAGTCTGCAACGCGCACAGTTGCTCTATGCGGAAGGCAAAATTCCCGAAGCGATTACCGCTTACGACAAAACCGCGAAGCAGGCGGCCGAAGAAGGCAAAACCGATCTCGCGTTCGAGCTGGGTTTCACCAGTGCCTCGCTGCAGCTCAATCAAAAAGAGTATGCGAAAGCGGCAGAGCAGTTCCAGTCGCTGGCACAACGATTCAGCGGGGTTGCGAAAGCCTCTGATGCGAGCCTGCTTTCCGCGTGGTGCCTGGGTCAGCTCTATTCGCAGAACCGCACCAAGTCGCGTCGCCTGGCTTATACCGACGCGCTGGAAAATGTCCGCAAGATGTTTTCGATGGACAAGGCCTATTACGAAGCCGGCTGGATGCTGGCCCGGCTGGAGGAGTCCCGCCTGCAGTACTCCAAGGCGCTCGTCCTCTATTCAGAAATTCCAGAGAATCATCCCAAAGCAGCCGACGCACACCTGGGTGTCGCCCGCTGTTACGAACAGATTCTGCTCAGACTCGCAGCCCTCGATAAACCGACGCGTGCCTGGCGACAGGAGGCAATGGACGTGCTGGAAAAATACCTGGCACGCTATCCCCAGGAAAGCGATGACGCCATTCTGCTGTCGCAGTCCGAAATCGCACTTCGGCTGACGCGGATCTATCTCAATGACTCGCCTCCCGAATACGACAAAGCACATCGCCTGCTGGATCTGCTCATCCACACCGCGGAGACCAAGCCGGAAGAACTGAAGCGGAACAGCGAACAATCGCCCGAGAGCGTAGCCCAGACGACCCGGGCCATCCAGGGCTGGAATCGGATTTCCAGCCAGGCACTCCGGCTGCAGATCATCGCGCTGGCCGGTCAGGGAAAACCGTCTGAAGCACGTTCGCTGGTGGCCAGCCTGGAGAACGCGGGGACGAGCGAACTGCTCTCCGTGTTGAACGGGGTTTCGCAGATTGACCTGGATCTCAGCCCGTCGGTCCGCAGGGAACTGGGCATGCTGCAACTGCAGTCGGCCGAGAAGCTGGCCAATCGTCGCGATGAACTCACGCCGCAACAGGCACGACAGCTCGACCTCTGCCTGGCGGAAGCCTATCTCGCCGTCGATCGACCGATCCGCGCCCTGGAGTATTACCAGACCCTGTTGAAACAGTCGCCCCGCGACACCGCGCTGATCAGGCAGGTCGCGCTGCTGCTCGAACGGTGTGGCACCAAGGAATGTCTGCGACAGGCGATTCCCAAATGGCGCGATCTGGAAGCAGCCGAGAAAGCGGGTACCGTCCCCTGGCTCGACGCACGCCTGCATGTAATTCGCTCCCTGTATGAATCGGGGGACACGGACGCCGCAAAAAAACTGATCGGCGTGACCCGCCTGCTCTATCCCGAACTCGGTAATGTCGATCTGAAAAAAGAGTATCGTGAACTCGAAGCACAGATTAAGAAATGA
- a CDS encoding class I SAM-dependent methyltransferase, whose amino-acid sequence MTAEKKRSLLSDEELEWSDVAANCRMNREREITGTNSYTADLKLNPLEFLTEKIQTGQTVRWLDLCCGSGRALIQAYEHFQQAGLSTQVQIRGIDLVNLFLPAPDAGNALRLQTASLHDWDTDERFDLITCVHGLHYVGDKLSLLARAAGWLSSEGQFLAHLDLENLQTVEGTWTTADKREFLRRRFFQYHLRTHLVTCAGQQDIRFPCRYAGASDQAGPNFTGQPAVNSFYQLRETV is encoded by the coding sequence ATGACCGCTGAGAAAAAACGCAGCCTGCTGTCAGATGAAGAACTTGAATGGTCGGACGTGGCTGCGAACTGCCGCATGAATCGCGAACGCGAAATCACCGGGACCAACAGCTACACCGCCGACCTGAAACTCAATCCCCTCGAATTTCTGACAGAGAAAATCCAAACAGGACAGACCGTGCGCTGGCTGGATCTCTGCTGTGGATCGGGACGGGCCTTGATTCAGGCTTACGAACATTTCCAACAAGCGGGACTGTCCACACAGGTTCAGATTCGAGGCATCGATCTGGTAAATCTGTTTCTGCCAGCCCCTGACGCAGGGAATGCACTTCGTCTGCAGACCGCCTCCCTGCATGACTGGGATACGGACGAACGGTTCGATCTGATTACCTGCGTGCATGGTCTGCATTATGTGGGCGATAAACTTTCGCTACTGGCCCGCGCCGCGGGCTGGCTCTCTTCCGAAGGCCAGTTCCTGGCTCATCTGGATCTGGAGAATCTGCAAACCGTGGAAGGGACATGGACGACTGCAGACAAACGGGAATTTCTGAGGCGACGATTCTTTCAATACCATTTGCGGACACACCTGGTGACCTGCGCGGGACAGCAAGACATTCGCTTTCCCTGTCGTTACGCGGGTGCTTCGGATCAGGCGGGGCCCAATTTTACCGGGCAGCCGGCAGTTAATTCATTCTACCAGCTGCGGGAAACCGTTTAA
- a CDS encoding metallophosphoesterase family protein produces MVDRLLAIGDIHGCLTALELLLEKVQPTSRDQVIVLGDIVSRGLDTRGCIELLMELQTRVPLLCLMGNHEEFMLDARDDDIACGSWLYFGGEETLLSYDPEYAEARIENVLETHWEFIESFPDYYETEHEIFVHGMVDPDLPLTEQDTNEFRWRKFEDVRPHISGKQVICGHTSQKSGLPLNLQHSICIDTNACRGGWLTCLDVTGEVAHQTSEAGEYRMLDMNTIVED; encoded by the coding sequence GTGGTAGATCGTCTGCTGGCCATTGGTGATATTCACGGTTGTCTGACCGCGCTGGAACTGCTGCTAGAGAAAGTGCAGCCGACTTCCAGGGACCAGGTGATCGTCCTGGGCGACATTGTCTCCCGCGGCCTGGATACGCGAGGCTGCATCGAACTCCTGATGGAACTGCAGACCCGCGTGCCCCTGCTCTGCCTGATGGGAAATCACGAAGAGTTCATGCTCGATGCCCGTGATGATGACATCGCCTGTGGCAGCTGGCTTTACTTCGGCGGTGAAGAGACGCTGCTCTCTTACGATCCTGAATACGCAGAGGCCCGCATCGAGAACGTGCTGGAGACGCATTGGGAATTCATTGAAAGTTTTCCGGACTATTATGAGACAGAACATGAGATCTTCGTGCATGGCATGGTCGATCCGGATCTCCCACTGACTGAACAGGACACGAATGAATTCCGCTGGCGCAAATTTGAAGACGTTCGCCCGCACATTTCCGGAAAGCAGGTAATCTGTGGCCATACCTCGCAGAAGTCAGGTCTCCCCCTGAATCTGCAGCATTCCATCTGCATCGACACCAACGCCTGTCGTGGCGGCTGGCTGACCTGTCTCGATGTCACAGGTGAAGTTGCACACCAGACCAGCGAAGCGGGAGAGTACCGGATGCTCGACATGAACACAATCGTGGAAGATTAA
- a CDS encoding DUF1559 domain-containing protein, with protein MSTESEPSTKVQRAFLSAMALVTFLFLVSCAGMAFLVQTLFQLATGWIPYLKQTLPTLTVSASGVIWFLFCMALFVTGLHLACRGVYRGKQETAAAEENRSWQLRWSFSLVALLLVLVTSGICLIGVSHQLWWMATGKDRLLYQGGMTAARRSFSKNNLRQIGLGLHHYQDAHDHLPDGGTFSETGQPQHGWVAQILPYLDQQDLYQQIDFHQPWTDEVNRKAYETRLPMMVSPGMMSDFIQQEVPRADNDRYPPAHYAANSRVLGINSRMSLRDITDGTSNTIFGGEVREGIRAWGSPLNYRDPARGINQQPDSFGSHFIVDSKTGAQMLFGDGSVRFVSDDIDPEVLKRLSTPAGGEVTCEEWMEGNR; from the coding sequence GTGAGCACTGAATCAGAACCATCTACCAAAGTACAGCGCGCCTTCCTCTCTGCCATGGCACTGGTGACGTTCCTTTTTCTGGTCTCGTGCGCGGGAATGGCTTTTCTCGTTCAGACACTGTTTCAGCTGGCAACCGGCTGGATTCCCTATCTGAAACAAACCCTGCCCACGCTGACCGTTTCAGCTTCCGGCGTGATATGGTTTCTGTTCTGTATGGCCCTCTTCGTAACCGGACTGCACCTGGCCTGCCGGGGCGTCTATCGTGGAAAACAGGAAACCGCGGCCGCAGAGGAGAACCGCAGCTGGCAACTGCGCTGGTCGTTCTCACTGGTAGCACTGCTGCTGGTCCTGGTAACCAGTGGCATCTGTCTGATCGGCGTTTCGCATCAACTCTGGTGGATGGCGACCGGAAAAGACAGGCTGTTATATCAGGGAGGCATGACCGCCGCCCGTCGCTCGTTTTCCAAAAATAATCTCAGGCAGATCGGATTGGGTCTGCATCATTACCAGGACGCGCATGACCATTTACCCGACGGAGGTACTTTCAGTGAAACGGGCCAGCCTCAGCATGGCTGGGTGGCACAAATACTGCCTTACCTGGATCAACAGGACCTGTACCAGCAGATCGATTTTCACCAGCCCTGGACGGACGAAGTCAACCGTAAAGCTTACGAAACCAGATTGCCTATGATGGTGAGCCCGGGGATGATGTCTGATTTTATTCAGCAGGAAGTACCTCGCGCAGACAATGATCGTTATCCGCCCGCCCACTACGCCGCCAACAGCCGTGTGCTGGGTATCAATTCCAGGATGAGTCTGCGCGATATCACCGATGGCACTTCCAATACCATTTTCGGAGGGGAAGTCAGAGAGGGGATTCGTGCCTGGGGAAGCCCTCTCAACTATCGTGATCCCGCACGGGGGATCAATCAGCAGCCAGACAGCTTCGGCAGCCATTTCATTGTGGACAGCAAAACCGGGGCGCAAATGCTGTTCGGTGATGGATCGGTGCGATTCGTTTCTGATGACATCGATCCCGAAGTACTCAAAAGGCTGAGTACGCCTGCAGGTGGGGAAGTGACCTGCGAGGAATGGATGGAGGGAAACCGGTGA
- a CDS encoding DUF1559 domain-containing protein: MQENNATSTTETEPQPLITVERFWIGLVVVLLLLGLTLFLGLFFLPQTVYTLTLGWISYLWRVVPTLTLSISGTLWFLCTLSLFLIGVHLVGRKLFRGTPDTVKRIESTKRVSRWRLRWTATLVSLLLVLITSGISLIGISHQLWWMAAGDQRALLRERPLSLFYPVAFIEGQRRRASLSHLKQIGLGMHNYHGEHDQLPIGATVDATGNPHHGWVARILPYLDQPDLFQQIDFNQPWTAEENRQVFEKPLRVLENPGLSYDFKPGDIQQTDRSRYRPAHYAANQRLLGLNGGLRIRDIKDGTSHTIMGGEVKAGIRAWGNPLNIRDPARGINQGPGTFAGPFGPGANVLIADGSVRFLSEDIDPAVLKALSTPDGREVLEENPSPSGNTKGGQREH, from the coding sequence ATGCAGGAAAACAACGCCACCAGCACAACGGAAACAGAACCGCAGCCGTTGATTACCGTAGAGCGGTTCTGGATCGGACTGGTGGTCGTCCTGTTGTTGCTCGGTCTGACTCTCTTCCTGGGACTGTTCTTTCTGCCGCAGACAGTTTACACACTGACGCTCGGCTGGATCAGTTACCTCTGGCGCGTCGTGCCCACGTTGACCCTTTCAATTTCAGGGACACTCTGGTTCCTCTGCACCCTGAGTCTGTTCCTGATCGGAGTCCATCTGGTGGGCCGAAAACTGTTTCGAGGAACGCCGGACACCGTGAAGCGGATTGAGTCAACGAAGCGCGTTTCGCGGTGGAGACTGCGCTGGACGGCGACCCTGGTCAGCCTGTTGCTGGTTCTGATCACCAGCGGCATCAGTCTGATTGGAATCTCGCATCAGCTGTGGTGGATGGCTGCTGGAGATCAGAGGGCTCTACTCAGAGAGCGTCCCCTCTCCCTGTTTTATCCGGTTGCTTTCATCGAAGGTCAGAGACGCCGGGCTTCTCTCAGCCACCTCAAGCAGATCGGCCTGGGAATGCACAATTATCATGGGGAGCATGACCAGTTACCGATAGGGGCAACCGTCGATGCCACCGGCAATCCACACCACGGCTGGGTGGCGCGGATCTTACCCTATCTGGACCAGCCGGATCTGTTCCAGCAGATCGACTTCAATCAGCCCTGGACGGCCGAGGAGAATCGTCAGGTTTTCGAAAAGCCGCTTCGTGTATTGGAGAATCCGGGCTTGAGCTACGACTTCAAACCAGGAGACATTCAACAGACTGACCGCTCTCGTTACAGGCCGGCGCATTACGCGGCCAATCAACGACTGCTGGGCCTCAATGGCGGTCTGAGAATCCGCGACATCAAGGATGGCACATCACATACGATCATGGGAGGGGAAGTCAAAGCGGGCATTCGAGCCTGGGGAAATCCCCTGAATATCCGCGACCCCGCGCGGGGCATCAACCAGGGACCTGGAACGTTCGCAGGGCCCTTTGGACCCGGAGCCAATGTCTTAATCGCGGATGGCAGTGTTCGCTTCCTTTCTGAAGACATCGATCCGGCTGTGCTCAAGGCGCTGAGCACACCTGACGGTCGGGAAGTGCTGGAGGAAAATCCATCTCCGTCAGGAAACACGAAAGGAGGGCAGCGTGAGCACTGA